From one Cygnus olor isolate bCygOlo1 chromosome 26, bCygOlo1.pri.v2, whole genome shotgun sequence genomic stretch:
- the RPL36 gene encoding 60S ribosomal protein L36, with protein MAIRYPMAVGLNKGYKVTKNVSKPRQCRRRGRLTKHTKFVRDMIREVCGFAPYERRAMELLKVSKDKRALKFIKKRVGTHIRAKRKREELSNVLAAMRKAAAKKD; from the exons ATGGCGATCCGCTACCCGATGGCCGTGGGCCTCAACAAGGGCTACAAGGTGACGAAGAACGTGTCCAAGCCGCGCCAGTGCCGCCGCCGCGGG CGCCTGACCAAACACACCAAGTTTGTGCGAGACATGATCAGGGAAGTCTGTGGCTTTGCACCGTATGAGAGACGTGCTATGGAACTGCTGAAAGTTTCTAAAGATAAACGTGCTCTGAAGTTCATAAAGAAACGG GTTGGCACTCACATTCGGGCCAAGCGAAAGCGGGAGGAACTCAGTAACGTCCTGGCAGCCATGAGGAAAGCTGCTGCAAAGAAGGATTGA